Proteins encoded in a region of the Haloarcula sp. CBA1129 genome:
- a CDS encoding HNH endonuclease, whose translation MGLPDDSVETYRDLVYYQYARLIAEAAGVEQEGFIWKKFWSLKKGEIEMSSITKEDKYQLQEGFGECIYCGEEGETTFDHLVPLSEGGSDTISNQVPACKSCNSSKGSRDVIEWFGERDKPMPRIVWGKYLKLLHETKKEDGTLDDPLSEETEKKWSGMEVTRDVSKRIRKRYR comes from the coding sequence ATGGGATTGCCCGACGATTCTGTGGAGACATACCGCGACTTGGTGTACTATCAATATGCGCGACTCATTGCAGAAGCGGCAGGGGTAGAACAAGAGGGGTTCATCTGGAAGAAATTCTGGAGTCTCAAGAAAGGTGAAATTGAGATGAGTTCAATCACCAAGGAAGACAAATACCAGTTACAGGAAGGCTTTGGCGAGTGCATTTATTGTGGTGAGGAAGGTGAAACGACATTTGACCATTTAGTCCCCCTTAGCGAAGGAGGGTCCGATACGATTAGCAATCAGGTTCCAGCCTGTAAGTCCTGTAATTCCTCTAAAGGAAGTCGTGATGTGATTGAGTGGTTTGGAGAGCGGGACAAACCGATGCCACGTATTGTCTGGGGGAAGTATCTCAAATTGCTGCATGAGACTAAAAAGGAAGATGGAACATTAGATGACCCACTCTCTGAAGAAACTGAAAAGAAGTGGAGTGGTATGGAAGTTACGCGGGACGTCTCAAAGCGAATCCGTAAGCGGTACAGATAG
- a CDS encoding IS5 family transposase, with product MSKISRFTSNVVQLAKNAVGERGEVAAPEGGGGFAEYAVVSLHCLRVYLGKSYREALDLLSEMPQILGKIGLDAADLPDHSTLVKWFDRIKTELWRVLLRLSAQLHEPSDHAAIDATFFDRENASKHYCRRTNYRVQTLKATALVDTESQAILDVHCTTEKRHDTQLGWQVARRNAGDLASLAADKGYDWMDLREKLREEGVRPLIKHREFQPIDHAHNARIDGPQYRQRAMCETVFSTIKRTLGDTVRARTWYGEFRELVLMCVVHNIKQSLKP from the coding sequence ATGTCGAAAATTTCCCGCTTCACGAGCAATGTCGTTCAGTTAGCTAAAAATGCTGTTGGTGAGCGAGGCGAAGTCGCCGCCCCCGAAGGGGGTGGCGGCTTCGCCGAGTATGCGGTGGTGTCGCTGCACTGTCTGCGGGTTTACCTAGGAAAGTCCTACCGAGAAGCACTTGATTTGCTGAGCGAGATGCCACAAATACTTGGGAAGATCGGCCTTGACGCGGCCGATCTCCCCGATCACTCCACGCTAGTCAAGTGGTTTGACAGAATCAAAACCGAACTCTGGCGAGTGCTGCTGCGCCTGTCGGCGCAGCTGCACGAGCCAAGCGATCACGCCGCTATCGATGCGACGTTTTTCGACCGCGAAAACGCTAGCAAACACTACTGTCGGCGGACGAATTACCGGGTTCAGACGCTCAAAGCGACAGCTCTCGTCGACACAGAAAGCCAAGCGATTCTAGACGTTCACTGTACGACTGAGAAACGCCACGACACACAGCTCGGCTGGCAGGTCGCCCGACGCAACGCGGGCGACCTCGCCAGCCTCGCTGCGGACAAAGGCTATGACTGGATGGATTTACGCGAAAAACTCCGCGAAGAGGGCGTAAGACCGTTGATCAAACATCGTGAGTTCCAGCCCATCGATCACGCGCATAACGCGCGGATCGATGGACCTCAATACCGCCAACGAGCGATGTGTGAGACCGTTTTCTCCACGATTAAGCGCACGCTCGGCGACACCGTGCGTGCGCGAACTTGGTACGGCGAATTTCGTGAACTCGTCTTGATGTGTGTCGTTCACAACATCAAGCAGTCTCTGAAACCGTGA
- a CDS encoding restriction endonuclease produces the protein MHHGHEFQKWLNGPVDGGIRNSGGIRAIKNQTNGEREFFVFVSDSSASQNQNPWEDIINLEEGIARYWGDSKAKHSPNPDAAMGNLWVKTDYCHTYAQDNRSDAPPVLLFEMPESGKVTFKGLCILNDLRVERHKDEGKTVVNYLFDLAVLDTDSVSLEWIHRKARTGIDAGGPEVWDKWVEDGRVRRYSIWKDNIRTISSQQPTGRYQELLEDVRRKLDNPSKGKKLEILVKFLMEGMENFSEVELTPSTGDRGVDLTGRIELFTDPMLGEVDTRIDFKAQVKNRGDSISGVELSRLASRVDDGEIGLFFTTSHYTRQAQEENLSTYPVRLFSGMDLVEMLAQSDLTDGYRLSDSVVTEIQKSLS, from the coding sequence ATTCACCACGGCCATGAGTTTCAAAAATGGCTAAACGGACCAGTTGATGGAGGTATCCGCAACAGCGGAGGTATCCGTGCGATTAAAAATCAGACAAACGGTGAAAGGGAATTTTTTGTCTTTGTCTCTGACAGCAGTGCGAGCCAGAACCAGAATCCGTGGGAAGACATTATCAATTTGGAGGAGGGGATTGCGCGATATTGGGGAGATTCGAAGGCCAAACATAGTCCGAACCCAGACGCCGCTATGGGAAATCTGTGGGTGAAGACTGATTACTGCCATACATATGCCCAAGACAATCGGTCCGATGCCCCTCCAGTATTACTTTTTGAGATGCCTGAATCGGGCAAAGTCACCTTCAAAGGGCTATGTATCTTGAACGACCTTCGAGTAGAGCGTCATAAGGATGAGGGTAAAACAGTAGTTAATTATCTATTTGACCTCGCAGTTCTTGACACTGATTCTGTATCACTTGAGTGGATACATCGAAAGGCAAGAACCGGAATAGACGCCGGAGGTCCAGAAGTATGGGACAAGTGGGTAGAAGATGGCCGAGTTCGGCGTTATTCCATCTGGAAGGATAATATTAGGACTATATCCTCACAACAGCCAACTGGGCGGTATCAGGAGTTGTTGGAAGATGTCAGGAGGAAACTCGATAATCCAAGCAAGGGGAAGAAGTTAGAGATTTTAGTCAAATTCCTAATGGAAGGTATGGAGAACTTCTCTGAAGTAGAACTCACCCCATCCACAGGTGACCGGGGAGTAGACCTAACGGGCAGAATCGAACTATTCACCGACCCAATGCTCGGAGAGGTAGATACTCGAATAGATTTCAAAGCACAGGTCAAGAACCGCGGAGACTCCATCTCTGGTGTCGAATTAAGCCGTTTAGCATCTCGTGTGGACGATGGTGAAATCGGACTATTCTTTACGACCTCGCACTATACCAGACAAGCGCAAGAAGAGAATCTTTCGACGTATCCCGTTCGGTTATTTTCTGGTATGGACCTTGTCGAGATGCTTGCCCAGAGCGACTTGACCGATGGATATCGTCTCTCTGATTCAGTAGTCACCGAGATACAGAAGAGTCTCTCGTAA
- a CDS encoding type I restriction enzyme HsdR N-terminal domain-containing protein has translation MDRDGIDEYVQRCQQLIEASPQMDEENTKVKLVQPFLELLGWDLYSTEVALEYTIPMASGSTHVDYALLVGDSPVVFVEAKPVRSILTDSEVQQLRSYMRQELDVDWGILTNGKSFEVLTKNHRGNGGEEVSVVQFNLDDLADNPSVLELLTKESIRSGKSDEVAEQVAETNRAIRYLQDNEDSVTEAVSGAVEDEVGELTLDLEEQSREFTQNLVSVLQEQRQFVNEEPASDSDKCGQASGNTDSESTDSDGTEEGYVVCFSDGKEIPEAEDRPQPRQKLTMGAAIDYLIEEYNLTEKVDVPHFPPQARKNCSINTEPVHPNGEDMRLPYELTNGYYLHTSLNVRGKQGRIRDLAEQVGLSVEFLGDW, from the coding sequence ATGGACAGGGACGGGATTGATGAGTACGTTCAGCGGTGTCAGCAACTTATTGAAGCCTCACCGCAGATGGACGAGGAGAACACGAAGGTCAAACTCGTCCAGCCGTTTCTTGAACTGCTCGGCTGGGACCTCTACTCTACCGAAGTGGCGCTTGAATACACGATCCCGATGGCGTCGGGAAGCACGCACGTTGATTATGCCCTCCTCGTGGGAGATTCGCCTGTCGTGTTCGTTGAAGCCAAGCCCGTACGGTCTATCCTCACCGACAGCGAAGTTCAGCAGCTACGAAGCTACATGAGACAGGAACTCGACGTGGACTGGGGAATTCTGACCAACGGGAAGTCCTTCGAGGTACTGACGAAGAATCACCGCGGTAACGGTGGCGAAGAGGTATCTGTTGTTCAGTTCAATCTGGACGACCTCGCCGATAACCCGAGTGTACTGGAACTACTTACAAAAGAGTCGATACGCTCGGGCAAGTCTGACGAGGTCGCCGAGCAAGTCGCAGAAACGAACCGCGCAATCCGGTATCTACAGGACAACGAAGACAGCGTCACTGAGGCCGTGAGCGGGGCGGTCGAAGACGAGGTCGGTGAACTTACGCTTGATCTTGAAGAGCAGTCGCGGGAGTTTACGCAGAATCTCGTCTCCGTTCTCCAAGAACAGCGACAGTTCGTCAATGAAGAGCCAGCGTCAGATAGTGATAAGTGTGGGCAAGCGTCAGGGAATACGGATAGTGAATCAACAGACAGCGATGGAACGGAGGAAGGGTACGTAGTATGCTTTTCAGACGGCAAAGAGATTCCAGAGGCCGAAGATAGGCCACAACCGCGACAGAAACTGACTATGGGGGCAGCAATCGACTATTTGATAGAAGAATACAATCTGACTGAGAAGGTAGACGTACCTCACTTTCCTCCACAGGCCCGAAAGAACTGTTCGATTAACACCGAGCCGGTTCATCCAAACGGAGAGGATATGCGGCTACCATATGAATTGACAAACGGTTACTACCTCCACACATCACTCAATGTCCGAGGGAAGCAAGGTCGAATTCGTGACCTCGCGGAGCAAGTCGGACTCTCAGTTGAATTCTTAGGCGACTGGTGA
- a CDS encoding multiprotein-bridging factor 1 family protein, with the protein MAKYSTGSGGDSAGGSCELCGSDGDLQTANVAGATLQVCDSCARDHGENERTTGSDSSRDEQNRKRKAAQNAAKMQDAQKADTSHWEDGADYDDDQLPYLVSKYGERVTETRQDEGLQTGELAEELGLDEADILAVEQGRATQANVGGSTIRALEQYLDIDLVESN; encoded by the coding sequence ATGGCCAAATACTCGACCGGCAGTGGTGGCGACAGCGCCGGCGGGAGCTGTGAGCTCTGCGGTAGCGACGGCGACCTTCAGACCGCGAACGTCGCTGGTGCGACCCTCCAAGTGTGTGACAGCTGTGCGCGTGACCACGGGGAAAACGAGCGAACGACGGGCAGTGACAGCTCGCGCGATGAGCAGAACCGGAAGCGCAAAGCCGCACAGAACGCGGCGAAGATGCAGGACGCACAGAAAGCTGACACGTCCCACTGGGAGGACGGCGCTGATTACGACGATGACCAGCTCCCGTATCTGGTCAGCAAGTACGGCGAGCGGGTGACGGAGACGCGTCAGGACGAGGGACTCCAGACGGGCGAACTGGCCGAGGAACTCGGGCTTGACGAAGCGGACATCCTCGCTGTCGAGCAGGGGCGCGCGACGCAGGCGAACGTCGGCGGGTCGACGATCAGGGCGCTCGAACAGTATCTCGACATCGACCTCGTCGAGTCCAACTGA
- a CDS encoding acyl-CoA dehydrogenase family protein — MDLSAEQRAIRDTVREFAVEDIRPKAADADREQSFPEECWDGLADIDITGLTTPVEYGGFGADKPTYALVNEELAYGSLAVATALSVHCLATSCIAQFGSEEVRDEWLPRMADGRPVGAFALSEPQAGSNPREMSTTARRDGDEYVIDGEKQWITNGKRSGVVIVFAKTDPDDPDSITQFLVPKDTDGLTVGEKEDKLGLRASDTTPLQFDGVRVPERYQLTEEGKGLAAALSILTTGRVAIAAQAVGLAQSALDEALDYAQEREQFDQPISEFQSIQHKLADMATNVQAARLLTWNAAQQLERGERARATASMAKYFASETAVDVTNEAVQIHGGYGYTTDYPVERFYRDAKVTTIYEGTSEIQQNIIAQDLLE; from the coding sequence ATGGATCTCTCCGCTGAACAGCGAGCCATCCGCGACACCGTTCGAGAGTTCGCCGTCGAAGACATCCGTCCGAAAGCCGCCGATGCCGACCGCGAGCAGTCCTTTCCCGAGGAGTGCTGGGACGGGCTCGCGGATATCGATATCACTGGGCTGACGACGCCGGTCGAATACGGCGGCTTCGGCGCGGATAAACCGACCTACGCGCTGGTCAACGAGGAGCTCGCGTACGGCTCGCTCGCAGTCGCGACGGCGCTGTCAGTCCACTGCCTCGCGACCTCGTGTATCGCACAGTTCGGCTCCGAGGAAGTGCGGGACGAGTGGCTCCCGAGGATGGCCGACGGCCGGCCTGTCGGCGCGTTCGCGCTGTCGGAGCCACAGGCCGGGTCGAACCCGCGTGAGATGTCGACTACTGCTCGGCGCGACGGCGACGAGTACGTCATCGACGGCGAGAAGCAGTGGATTACCAACGGTAAACGGTCGGGCGTCGTCATCGTCTTCGCAAAGACCGACCCCGACGACCCGGATTCGATAACACAGTTCCTCGTTCCGAAAGACACCGACGGGCTCACCGTCGGCGAGAAAGAAGACAAACTCGGGCTCCGTGCGAGTGACACGACTCCGTTGCAGTTCGACGGCGTCCGTGTGCCCGAGCGCTACCAACTGACCGAGGAAGGGAAGGGACTGGCCGCAGCCCTGTCGATTCTGACGACCGGCCGGGTCGCTATCGCCGCTCAAGCGGTGGGGCTCGCCCAGTCCGCTCTCGACGAAGCCCTCGATTACGCTCAGGAGCGCGAGCAGTTCGACCAGCCGATCAGCGAGTTCCAGTCGATTCAGCACAAACTCGCGGATATGGCGACGAACGTGCAGGCGGCGCGGCTGTTGACGTGGAACGCCGCACAGCAACTGGAACGCGGCGAGCGGGCGAGAGCCACGGCGAGCATGGCGAAGTACTTCGCGAGCGAGACGGCGGTCGACGTGACCAACGAGGCCGTCCAGATTCACGGCGGCTACGGCTACACGACTGACTACCCTGTCGAGCGGTTCTACCGCGATGCGAAGGTGACGACCATCTACGAGGGGACCAGCGAAATCCAGCAGAACATCATCGCACAGGACTTGCTGGAGTAG
- a CDS encoding HAD family hydrolase — protein sequence MTHDAVIYDLDGTLVRLAVDWDIVTSDVATVLRERNVDPENRDLWEMLTLSSETGHRDAVETAITDHERTGAHDSERLALADGLPHSVPVGVCSLNAEAACRAALDVHDLDSHVGPVVGRDTVESPKPDPEGLLTITEEIGVDPEATVFVGDSESDATAAQRAGMTFEWASEFDQARYRA from the coding sequence GTGACACACGACGCCGTCATTTACGACCTCGACGGGACGCTCGTCAGGCTGGCTGTCGACTGGGACATAGTGACTAGCGACGTTGCGACAGTGCTGCGCGAACGCAACGTCGACCCTGAGAACCGCGACCTCTGGGAGATGCTGACGCTGTCTTCGGAGACTGGCCACCGTGACGCCGTCGAAACGGCGATCACCGACCACGAGCGGACCGGGGCGCACGATTCGGAGCGACTGGCGCTCGCCGACGGCCTCCCACACAGCGTCCCCGTCGGCGTTTGCTCGCTCAACGCCGAGGCGGCGTGTCGGGCCGCGCTGGATGTGCATGACCTCGACAGTCACGTTGGACCGGTCGTCGGTCGTGACACCGTCGAGTCACCGAAACCGGACCCAGAGGGCTTGTTGACGATTACCGAAGAGATCGGCGTCGACCCCGAAGCGACCGTGTTCGTCGGCGATTCAGAGAGCGACGCGACGGCCGCCCAGCGGGCCGGGATGACGTTCGAGTGGGCGAGTGAGTTCGATCAGGCCCGGTATCGCGCGTAG
- a CDS encoding DUF5822 domain-containing protein yields the protein MPTVEKTDPDGVDFGWVMQVTFVTTILIGSPLVVLASTVVTLQTWTARAMFAVRVGALIWFLTAVCVYLYARYRA from the coding sequence GTGCCAACAGTCGAGAAGACGGACCCGGACGGCGTGGACTTCGGGTGGGTGATGCAGGTCACGTTCGTGACGACGATCCTGATCGGCTCGCCGCTCGTCGTGCTCGCATCGACCGTGGTCACGCTCCAGACCTGGACCGCGCGGGCGATGTTCGCGGTCCGCGTCGGGGCGCTCATCTGGTTCCTGACGGCCGTCTGTGTCTACCTCTACGCGCGATACCGGGCCTGA
- the panB gene encoding 3-methyl-2-oxobutanoate hydroxymethyltransferase: MPTVRDLQAMAGEEPITMLTAYDAVTASIVDDTGVDVILVGDSMGNAVLGHDDTLPVTLDEMASRVGAVARGADDALVVADMPFLSFGADEGESIQNCGRMLKEEGANAVKLESGPHTVELTERLTDLGIPTMAHLGLTPQSVNQTGYTRQATGREEAEEILDLAREHEAAGAFALVLEHIPANLAAQVTETVDIPTIGIGAGGDCDGQVLVFTDVVGLSESSPPFAEQFGDVRGEVADAVDEYIDAVESGDFPGEPHSHTEDELDELY; this comes from the coding sequence ATGCCAACTGTCCGGGATCTGCAGGCGATGGCTGGTGAGGAGCCGATCACGATGCTGACAGCGTACGACGCTGTTACCGCGAGCATCGTCGACGACACGGGTGTCGATGTCATTCTCGTCGGCGACAGCATGGGGAACGCCGTCCTCGGCCACGACGACACGCTCCCGGTGACGCTCGACGAGATGGCGTCTCGGGTCGGGGCGGTCGCACGCGGCGCAGACGACGCGCTGGTCGTGGCCGATATGCCGTTTCTCTCCTTCGGCGCGGACGAGGGCGAGAGCATTCAGAACTGTGGACGAATGCTGAAAGAGGAGGGCGCAAACGCGGTCAAACTCGAATCCGGGCCACACACGGTCGAACTGACCGAGCGGCTGACTGATCTGGGAATCCCGACAATGGCCCACCTCGGACTTACACCACAGAGCGTGAACCAGACCGGCTACACGAGACAGGCAACCGGCCGCGAGGAGGCAGAGGAAATCCTCGACCTCGCACGCGAACACGAGGCGGCCGGCGCGTTCGCGCTAGTGCTCGAACACATTCCGGCCAATCTCGCCGCTCAGGTAACTGAAACCGTCGATATCCCGACAATCGGTATCGGTGCCGGCGGCGATTGCGACGGGCAAGTACTTGTGTTCACCGACGTAGTCGGCCTCTCCGAATCCAGCCCGCCGTTCGCCGAGCAGTTCGGCGACGTTCGTGGCGAGGTCGCAGACGCTGTCGACGAGTACATCGACGCCGTCGAATCCGGGGATTTTCCGGGCGAGCCCCACAGCCATACCGAGGACGAGCTTGACGAGCTGTACTGA
- the coxB gene encoding cytochrome c oxidase subunit II — MRLRRRVIRAGLVVVGLSLLAAPAAAQSVNRAAIDDLNEQLLYVALPLTLFVELTLVYVIYRFRNNDDPQPTVDDPALEVTWTAATGAILVFVGVSAFVVMANPYITPAAAEATANGGDAFAEDTEIDVLAYQWGWEFSYSEANVTTAERLVLPADKNVTFRLQTTDVIHAIYIPQLGVKQDIFPGRTMTARTRATEPGEYRLYCAEMCGAGHSKMDATVVVKNRSAYDDWMENQTAAAE, encoded by the coding sequence ATGCGTCTCCGACGACGCGTGATTCGGGCGGGCCTCGTCGTGGTCGGGCTCTCACTACTTGCTGCCCCGGCCGCAGCGCAGTCTGTCAACAGGGCGGCTATCGACGACCTCAACGAACAACTCCTGTACGTCGCCCTGCCACTGACGTTATTCGTGGAACTGACGCTCGTGTACGTAATCTACCGGTTCCGGAACAACGACGACCCGCAGCCGACGGTCGACGACCCGGCGCTAGAGGTGACGTGGACGGCCGCGACAGGTGCGATACTCGTCTTCGTCGGCGTGTCGGCGTTCGTGGTGATGGCCAACCCCTACATCACCCCTGCAGCGGCCGAGGCGACCGCCAACGGGGGCGACGCCTTCGCGGAGGATACGGAGATCGACGTGCTCGCCTACCAGTGGGGGTGGGAATTCTCCTACAGCGAGGCCAACGTCACGACGGCAGAACGGCTCGTCCTTCCGGCGGACAAGAACGTCACGTTCAGGCTGCAGACGACGGACGTGATTCACGCCATTTACATCCCACAACTGGGCGTCAAACAGGACATCTTCCCCGGCCGAACGATGACGGCCCGAACGCGTGCGACCGAACCCGGCGAGTACCGGCTGTACTGCGCCGAGATGTGCGGGGCCGGCCACAGCAAGATGGACGCCACCGTCGTCGTCAAGAACCGGTCAGCGTACGACGACTGGATGGAGAATCAGACGGCTGCAGCCGAATAG
- a CDS encoding DUF6789 family protein: MLNRAIVEGTALAALAVSVLFLWVRERRKARPESDGGYTTREEIEFEIGRIQSEVYRWLTTTDHRDIGLLYIAFGTAAGLWGGVDAMMLRTELLTPPADIWTPETYNALFTTHGLTMLIFFVLPVFFGIGNYVLPLLIGADDMAFPRVNAIGFWLLPPALILVRMGLMIQVLGQLLNLVLPAEAIRFFLTMREVSVGWTLYAPLSVQQPNPQIDLLLLGLHLSGIATTVGAINFITTIVYERGKGVSWANLDIFSWNMLVTSGIALFAFPLLGSALVMLLLDRNLGTAFFATEGGGAILWQHLFWFWGHPEVYILFLPATGLMSLILPKFVGRKLFGYQFIVYSTLGLGVLSFGVWAHHMFTTSADPRVKLSFMAVSIAIAVPSAIKVFNWITTMWEGDIRLTAPFILCAGGIGTFIIGGVTGVFLAVIPVDILYHGTYYVVGHFHLIVVGIIPFLMIAASYYWYPLITGRWYDTRMARFQALLIVFGSFVTFMTLLIIGGLGLPRRQAIYPPEYQLAQQIATVGGYIIGLSALLWLYNMLVSYWRGTPVTTTDPWGLKATSQFTREWQWFEQRMVDKYDIEPTEPETTRRSYAPEAEPTGLAGGVGTVAQTVSRNAWMAAVGGFVGTVLMSGGLITAILIGVLDPVSFGEIAELVGLPASPAIGAGLFLVGGTVTWPLLFLAFSDYLPGRLLFETGLVFATLISSGFAIAFYTGQSGLAFVGYLTFVLVSHWAYGIGLTVTFQYLKSDEALRSRGGG, translated from the coding sequence ATGCTAAACAGGGCTATCGTCGAGGGCACTGCTCTGGCCGCGCTGGCGGTCTCAGTGCTTTTCCTGTGGGTCCGGGAGCGGCGGAAGGCGCGACCCGAGAGCGACGGCGGGTACACGACGCGGGAGGAGATCGAATTCGAAATCGGCCGCATTCAGTCCGAAGTGTACCGTTGGCTGACGACGACGGACCACCGGGATATCGGTCTGCTCTACATCGCATTCGGTACCGCCGCCGGCCTGTGGGGCGGTGTCGACGCGATGATGCTACGGACGGAGTTGCTGACGCCGCCGGCCGATATCTGGACGCCGGAGACGTACAACGCGCTGTTTACCACTCACGGCCTGACGATGCTGATATTCTTTGTCCTGCCCGTGTTCTTCGGCATCGGGAACTACGTCCTGCCGCTGCTCATCGGAGCCGACGACATGGCGTTCCCGCGGGTCAACGCCATCGGCTTCTGGCTCCTGCCGCCGGCGCTGATTCTGGTCCGGATGGGACTCATGATTCAGGTGCTCGGCCAGCTTCTGAATCTGGTGCTCCCGGCGGAGGCCATCCGGTTTTTCCTCACGATGCGCGAGGTGAGTGTCGGCTGGACGCTGTACGCCCCGCTGTCCGTCCAGCAACCGAACCCGCAGATAGACCTGCTGTTGCTCGGCCTGCACCTCTCCGGCATCGCCACGACGGTCGGTGCTATCAACTTCATCACCACGATTGTCTACGAGCGCGGCAAGGGCGTCTCTTGGGCGAATCTGGATATCTTCTCGTGGAACATGCTCGTCACGAGCGGGATTGCGCTGTTCGCGTTCCCGCTGTTAGGGAGCGCACTCGTAATGCTCCTGCTAGACCGGAACCTCGGGACGGCGTTCTTTGCGACGGAGGGCGGTGGGGCTATCCTCTGGCAGCACCTGTTCTGGTTCTGGGGCCACCCCGAAGTCTACATCCTCTTCCTCCCAGCGACAGGGCTGATGAGTCTTATTTTACCGAAATTCGTCGGCCGCAAGCTCTTTGGCTATCAGTTCATCGTCTACTCGACGCTGGGCCTTGGCGTCCTCTCCTTTGGCGTCTGGGCGCATCACATGTTCACGACGAGTGCGGACCCGCGGGTCAAACTCTCTTTCATGGCCGTTTCCATCGCCATCGCCGTCCCGAGCGCCATCAAGGTGTTCAACTGGATCACGACGATGTGGGAAGGGGACATCCGCCTAACTGCGCCGTTTATCCTCTGTGCCGGCGGCATCGGGACGTTCATCATCGGCGGTGTCACCGGCGTGTTCCTCGCCGTCATCCCCGTCGACATCCTCTATCACGGGACCTACTACGTCGTGGGCCACTTCCACCTCATCGTCGTCGGCATCATCCCGTTCCTGATGATCGCCGCGAGCTACTACTGGTATCCGCTCATCACCGGCCGGTGGTACGACACGCGGATGGCGAGGTTTCAGGCGCTGCTGATCGTCTTTGGGTCGTTCGTGACGTTCATGACGTTGCTGATCATCGGCGGGCTGGGGCTCCCGCGACGACAGGCGATCTACCCGCCGGAGTACCAGCTCGCCCAGCAGATCGCGACCGTGGGCGGCTACATCATCGGCCTGAGTGCCCTGCTGTGGCTGTACAACATGCTCGTCTCCTACTGGCGCGGCACCCCCGTCACAACAACGGACCCGTGGGGGCTGAAAGCGACGAGCCAGTTCACCCGCGAGTGGCAGTGGTTTGAACAGCGCATGGTAGACAAATACGACATCGAACCGACCGAACCCGAGACCACCCGGCGGTCCTATGCCCCTGAAGCCGAGCCGACTGGGCTGGCCGGCGGCGTCGGTACCGTCGCACAGACAGTCTCCCGGAACGCTTGGATGGCTGCTGTGGGCGGGTTTGTCGGAACCGTCCTGATGAGCGGCGGGCTCATCACGGCGATACTCATCGGCGTCCTCGACCCGGTTTCCTTCGGTGAAATCGCCGAACTGGTCGGCCTGCCCGCGAGTCCGGCCATCGGGGCTGGCCTGTTTCTCGTCGGCGGAACCGTCACATGGCCGCTCCTGTTCCTTGCCTTCTCTGACTACCTCCCCGGTCGCCTGCTGTTCGAGACCGGGCTGGTGTTCGCGACGCTGATATCCAGTGGCTTCGCCATCGCGTTCTACACCGGGCAGAGCGGGCTCGCGTTCGTCGGATACCTCACATTCGTACTCGTCTCTCACTGGGCGTACGGCATCGGGCTGACCGTGACCTTCCAGTACCTCAAATCAGACGAGGCGCTCCGAAGTCGGGGAGGCGGCTAA
- a CDS encoding heme-copper oxidase subunit III: protein MAGSTETATEHAAEDGHEHRSQWPLIAAIGAASLYLGVGLVFVGLDLVPSVVPIVLGGAGAIGLLTGLAGWANEAFVADYVRGRGDSDSELYATTMVLFLVSDVATFSAGFVYYAFIRAGAWPPAHRPPLLGSLVAINTALLLASSVTLHYGHEALEGGNRRRFLGLLGTTLALGVVFLAGQVYEYYEFVAVEGFGIGSGAFGSAFYGLTGLHGLHVALGVVLLAIAFGRALRGHYTSERDTAIRTTSLYWHFVDLVWVFLVIVLYVGTAL, encoded by the coding sequence ATGGCTGGTTCGACGGAGACGGCAACCGAACACGCCGCCGAAGACGGTCACGAACACCGGAGTCAGTGGCCCCTGATAGCTGCAATCGGCGCTGCGTCGCTGTATCTGGGTGTCGGACTGGTGTTTGTCGGACTCGATCTGGTCCCGTCTGTGGTCCCGATTGTCCTCGGCGGCGCTGGTGCAATTGGCCTGTTGACCGGACTTGCCGGGTGGGCCAACGAGGCGTTCGTCGCTGATTACGTCCGAGGCCGCGGGGACAGCGATTCAGAGTTGTACGCCACGACCATGGTCCTGTTTCTCGTCTCCGACGTGGCAACGTTCTCCGCGGGGTTCGTCTACTACGCCTTCATCCGGGCTGGCGCGTGGCCGCCGGCCCACCGCCCGCCGTTGCTCGGCTCGCTCGTAGCCATCAACACAGCGTTGCTGCTTGCCAGCAGCGTCACGCTCCACTACGGCCACGAGGCGCTGGAAGGCGGAAACCGGCGGCGGTTCCTTGGCCTGCTCGGGACGACGCTCGCGCTCGGCGTCGTCTTCCTCGCCGGACAGGTGTACGAGTACTACGAGTTCGTCGCCGTGGAAGGATTCGGCATCGGCTCCGGTGCGTTCGGGAGTGCGTTTTACGGCCTGACCGGGCTCCACGGCCTCCACGTCGCGCTCGGCGTGGTGCTGCTCGCTATCGCGTTCGGCCGCGCTCTCAGGGGCCATTACACGTCCGAACGCGACACGGCTATCCGGACCACGTCGCTGTACTGGCACTTCGTCGATCTGGTGTGGGTGTTCCTCGTCATCGTGCTGTACGTTGGCACTGCGCTCTGA